The Mytilus galloprovincialis chromosome 4, xbMytGall1.hap1.1, whole genome shotgun sequence genome contains a region encoding:
- the LOC143072771 gene encoding ARL14 effector protein-like produces MATRSRSKSSDRNLKPTIMEVDDVSRQFIDGNSNSNNSNDDPWSNTVAKELKSLSFANPGKFMDNFDPERSAREMRKMNRRIYRENIKKNQMYDELGLYLENSNDICDCLSMNCPGCHFPCTKCGSEKCGQECRCCRRYIFESIEIEGTKTVVQFPEEITPSFT; encoded by the exons ATGGCGACCAGAAGCCGGAGCAAATCGTCAGACAGAAATTTAAAACCAACAATCATGGAAGTAGATGACGTTAGCAGACAATTTATTGATGGAAATTCAAATTCGAATAATTCGAATGATGATCCTTGG AGCAACACTGTAGCAAAGGAGTTAAAATCCCTTTCCTTTGCAAATCCAGGAAAATTTATGGATAATTTTGACCCAGAGAGAAGTGCAAGGGAAATGAGGAAAATGAACAGAAGAATTTACAGAGAAAA tataaaaaagaaCCAAATGTATGATGAATTAGGATTATACCTAGAAAACAGTAATGATATTTGTGACTGTTTAAGTATGAATTGTCCAGGATGCCATTTTCCATGTACTAAATGTGGATCAGAAAAATGTGGACAAGAATGTCGATGTTGTAGACGATATATCTTTGAATCAATAGAAATCGAAGGTACAAAAACAGTGGTTCAATTTCCTGAAGAGATAACACCCTCCTTCACATGA